A stretch of the Vigna radiata var. radiata cultivar VC1973A chromosome 7, Vradiata_ver6, whole genome shotgun sequence genome encodes the following:
- the LOC106768402 gene encoding acyl-coenzyme A oxidase 2, peroxisomal, whose translation MQIPNSKLNSDSEPVSEAERRIQRLALHLSPVACVAARQLEMEACGGRGKLSVDTPSLSSYMRGKQRDIQEKVFDYFNANPHLQTPVEILKDDHRELCMKQLTGLVREAGIRPLRYVVNDPTKYFAILEAVGSIDMSLGIKMGVQYSLWGGSVLNLGTKKHKDKYFDGIDNLDYPGCFAMTELHHGSNVQGLQTVATFDVITDEFIIDTPNDGAIKWWIGNAAVHGKFATVFARLKLPTYDTKGVTDMGVHAFIVPIRDMKTHQPLPGIEIHDCGHKVGLNGVDNGALRFRSVRIPRDNLLNRFGDVSRDGKYTSSLPTVNKRFAATLGELVGGRVGLAYSSVSVLKVSATIAIRYSLLRQQFGPPNQPEVSILDYQSQQHKLMPMLASTYAFHFATTTLVEKYSQMKKTHDEELVADVHALSAGLKAYITSYTAKSLSICREACGGHGYAAVNRFGVLRNDHDIFQTFEGDNTVLLQQVAADLLKQYKGKFKGGTFAVTWNYLRESMNTYLSQPNPVTVRWEGEDHLRDPNFQLDAFRYRTSRLLQSVAVRLRKHSKSLGDFGAWNRCLNHLLTLAESHIESVILAKFIESVQSCPDPSSQAALKLVCDLYALDRIWNDIGTYRNVDYVAPNKAKAIHKLTEYLCFQVRNVARELVDAFDLPDHVTRAPIAMRSGAYSQYTQHVGF comes from the exons ATGCAAATTCCAAACTCCAAACTCAACTCCGACTCCGAGCCAGTCTCCGAAGCAGAGCGGCGAATCCAGAGGCTGGCGCTGCACCTGAGCCCCGTCGCGTGCGTGGCGGCGAGGCAGTTGGAGATGGAAGCGTGCGGCGGGCGTGGGAAGCTGAGCGTTGACACCCCATCTCTATCGAGTTACATGCGAGGTAAGCAAAGGGACATTCAAGAGAAGGTGTTCGATTACTTCAACGCCAATCCGCACCTTCAAACGCCCGTTGAGATCTTGAAAGACGACCATCGAGAATTGTGCATGAAGCAGTTAACGGGACTCGTCAGAGAAGCGGGGATTCGACCCCTTCGTTACGTAGTCAACGATCCCACCAAGTACTTCGCCATCTTGGAAGCCGTTGGAAGCATTGACATGTCGCTCGGGATCAAGATGGGGGTCCAGTACAG TCTTTGGGGTGGTTCTGTTCTGAATTTGGGGACAAAGAAGCATAAGGATAAGTACTTTGATGGGATTGATAACTTGGACTATCCCGGTTGTTTTGCTATGACCGAGCTTCACCATG GTTCAAACGTGCAGGGCCTCCAAACTGTTGCCACCTTTGATGTAATCACTGATGAATTTATCATTGACACACCAAATGATGGTGCCATCAAATGGTGGATTGGCAATGCTGCAGTGCATGGAAAGTTTGCCACTGTTTTTGCTAGGTTGAAATTACCCACTTATGACACCAAAGGAGTTACTGATATGGGTGTCCATGCTTTCATAGTTCCAATAAGGGATATGAAGACCCATCAACCACTTCCTGGAATTGAGATACATGATTGTGGCCATAAAGTTGGCCTCAATGGTGTGGATAATGGAGCATTGAGATTCCGCTCGGTAAGAATTCCTCGTGACAATCTTCTAAACCGTTTTGGAGATGTCTCCCGTGATGGAAAATACACGAGTAGTCTTCCTACAGTAAATAAGCGATTTGCTGCAACTCTAGGTGAACTTGTTGGTGGTAGGGTAGGCCTTGCATATTCTTCAGTAAGTGTCCTGAAGGTTTCGGCCACAATTGCCATCAGATATTCTCTACTTCGTCAGCAATTTGGACCTCCAAACCAACCTGAAGTTAGTATTCTTGATTACCAGTCTCAACAGCACAAGCTTATGCCAATGCTTGCTTCTACATATGCTTTTCATTTTGCAACAACAACTTTAGTGGAGAAATACTCTCAAATGAAAAAAACTCATGATGAAGAATTAGTTGCAGATGTCCATGCTCTATCAGCTGGTCTAAAGGCTTATATAACATCCTATACTGCAAAGTCACTCAGCATCTGTAGGGAAGCCTGTGGAGGTCATGGTTATGCTGCTGTAAACCGGTTTGGTGTTTTGAGGAACGATCATGATATTTTTCAGACATTTGAAGGAGACAACACGGTTCTACTACAACAG GTTGCAGCTGATCTTTTGAAACAATACAAGGGAAAGTTCAAAGGAGGAACTTTTGCAGTGACATGGAACTACTTGAGAGAATCCATGAATACATATCTATCACAGCCAAATCCGGTAACTGTTAGGTGGGAAGGCGAAGATCATTTACGGGATCCTAATTTTCAATTGGATGCCTTCAGA TATCGAACGTCTAGATTACTTCAGAGTGTTGCTGTGCGACTCCGAAAGCATTCTAAATCCCTTGGGGACTTTGGTGCATGGAATAGATGTTTAAATCACCTTTTGACACTTGCGGAGTCGCATATTGAATCAGTCATCCTTGCTAAATTCATTGAATCTGTGCAGAG CTGTCCCGATCCAAGCTCGCAAGCTGCTCTGAAGCTCGTCTGTGATCTCTATGCTCTGGATCGAATATGGAATGACATTGGAACCTACCGAAACGTTGACTATGTGGCTCCTAACAAAGCTAAG GCAATCCACAAACTTACGGAGTATCTCTGTTTCCAAGTGAGGAATGTTGCAAGGGAACTTGTTGATGCATTTGATCTTCCGGATCATGTTACTCGGGCCCCTATTGCCATGCGGTCAGGAGCTTACTCGCAGTACACACAACATGTGGGATTTTAA
- the LOC106766445 gene encoding uncharacterized protein LOC106766445 — MDHLDQSTNPASPFYLHPGENPGLTLITQTLNENNYSSWSRAMKRALLSKNKIKFIDGSIKKPQKTDATYDTWERCNVMILSWITKTLSPHIAESVIYVEEAKELWDELKERFSKGDYFKISDLLQDIHSIKQGERGVSQFFIDLKILWEELESLRPIPTCTCEIPCNCDLSKISLKYREAEHVICFLKGLNDSYNTVRTQILLMDPLPNVNRVFSLIMQQERQEKQNPTETRVLANIVDKNNQWKTDQNWRNQGRGVGTRGQGRGRGRNQNYGK; from the coding sequence ATGGATCATCTTGACCAATCCACAAATCCCGCCAGCCCATTCTATCTGCACCCTGGAGAAAACCCAGGTTTGACTCTCATAACCCAGACTCTTAACGAAAATAACTACTCTTCTTGGAGCAGGGCCATGAAGAGGGCTCTgctttccaaaaataaaatcaaattcatagACGGGTCCATAAAGAAACCCCAGAAAACGGATGCTACCTATGATACCTGGGAGAGATGCAACGTTATGATACTGTCCTGGATTACAAAAACCTTATCACCACACATTGCTGAGAGTGTTATCTACGTGGAAGAGGCAAAAGAATTATGGGACGAGCTTAAGGAAAGATTCTCCAAAGGAGATTACTTCAAGATCTCAGACTTATTACAGGACATACACTCAATTAAGCAAGGAGAACGTGGAGTTAGTCAATTTTTTATAGACCTGAAAATACTATGGGAAGAACTGGAGTCTTTAAGACCCATTCCTACCTGCACTTGTGAAATTCCATGCAATTGTGATTTGTCCAAGATTTCATTGAAATATAGAGAAGCTGAGCATGTTATTTgctttttgaaaggtttaaatGATTCTTATAACACTGTCAGGACACAAATCCTTCTAATGGATCCTTTACCTAATGTTAACCGTGTTTTCTCCCTTATTATGCAACAAGAAAGACAGGAAAAGCAAAATCCTACAGAAACAAGAGTTCTGGCAAATATTGTTGACAAAAACAATCAATGGAAAACTGATCAGAATTGGAGGAATCAGGGAAGAGGTGTAGGAACTCGTGGCCAAggcagaggaagaggaagaaaccAAAATTATGGAAAGTAG
- the LOC106766814 gene encoding ethylene-responsive transcription factor ERF060, which translates to MAAAIGMYNNSNIVPEFLDPYSEELMKALEPFVKSDYFSVSSDSASSSRQSHAPSSSSSLSFSSPSSSYSLISSTSYPSPNQIKLNKLTPDQILQIQAQVGLQQHMGYSTQRENQPQLGPKRVPMKHGGAAAKAAKLYRGVRQRHWGKWVAEIRLPKNRTRLWLGTFDTGEEAALAYDNAAFKLRGEFARLNFPHLRHQGAFVFGEFGDYKPLPSSVDSKLQAICESLAKQEQQKTSCSVEDVKPEVHTAAELAQVESDVAQSNVCPEFDNFKVENGNENPMLSSPVSGESSSPESGVTFLDFSDLAHSNYEWDEMESFRLEKYPSVEIDWASI; encoded by the coding sequence atggcAGCGGCCATAGGTATGTACAACAACAGCAACATCGTACCGGAATTCCTAGATCCGTACAGTGAGGAGCTGATGAAAGCACTTGAGCCTTTTGTGAAAAGTGATTATTTTTCTGTCTCTTCTGATTCCGCTTCTTCCTCTCGTCAATCGCAcgctccttcttcttcctcttctctttcgttttcttctccatcttcttcttattctctcATTTCATCTACTTCGTATCCCTCCCCCAACCAAATCAAGCTCAACAAACTCACCCCAGACCAAATCCTCCAGATTCAAGCACAGGTTGGGCTTCAGCAGCACATGGGTTATTCGACTCAACGTGAAAACCAACCCCAGCTGGGCCCAAAACGTGTTCCCATGAAGCACGGTGGCGCGGCGGCGAAAGCCGCGAAACTGTACCGCGGGGTGAGGCAACGGCATTGGGGGAAGTGGGTCGCCGAGATCAGACTCCCGAAGAACCGGACGCGCCTATGGCTGGGAACATTCGACACAGGAGAAGAAGCGGCGTTGGCTTACGACAACGCAGCGTTTAAGCTCAGAGGCGAGTTCGCGCGCCTCAACTTCCCTCATCTGCGACACCAGGGAGCGTTCGTATTCGGTGAATTCGGAGATTACAAGCCTCTACCTTCTTCCGTCGACTCCAAGCTCCAAGCTATTTGCGAAAGCTTGGCgaaacaagaacaacaaaaaacgAGTTGCTCTGTCGAAGACGTGAAGCCGGAGGTACACACTGCTGCTGAGCTGGCACAGGTGGAGTCTGACGTGGCGCAATCCAACGTTTGTCCCGAGTTCGACAATTTTAAGGTAGAAAACGGGAACGAGAACCCAATGTTATCATCGCCGGTGTCTGGCGAGTCGTCTTCGCCTGAATCGGGTGTGACTTTCTTGGATTTTTCGGACTTGGCACATTCTAATTATGAGTGGGATGAAATGGAGAGCTTTAGGTTGGAGAAGTACCCTTCGGTGGAGATTGATTGGGCATCTATATGA
- the LOC106767054 gene encoding uncharacterized protein LOC106767054 isoform X4, with protein MASNRDSSDGLFKIRPRLADVTNCPSKRPFSLVSSSGGDSQFTKQMRLGVESLAKTKIQMQLGAHSSHLNNEVLLQPKENQPILFPSCDDTSSSYQKPGSPSEGSEEKNPLGVKYEFGEKVEGIAPTDCAVESGDKDICVAENSGSPRCRAVQMPSISASNDSNFRGLKPCSGHKDDGASNPVTDAADIKSCTCSLCSKAAYIWSDLHYQDAKGRLSAIKKSQKEAKLIIQKFSGLEDTVMHGQHQSEESLNLELSLVHQWKSLFVQMQNMYAQESSQLRSSASL; from the exons atgGCAAGCAACCGTGATTCAAGTGACGGCCTTTTCAAAATCCGTCCCCGTCTGGCGGATGTCACCAATTGTCCGTCCAAAAGGCCGTTTTCTTTAGTTTCCAGCAGCGGTGGGGACTCGCAGTTCACAAAGCAAATGCGCTTAGGTGTAGAAAGTTTAGCCAAAACCAAAATCCAAATGCAGCTAGGAGCACATTCTTCTCACCTTAACAATGAGGTCTTATTGCAACCTAAAGAAAACCAACCCATTTTGTTTCCGTCTTGCGATGATACTTCAAGCTCGTATCAGAAACCGGGCTCTCCCAGTGAAGGATCGGAGGAGAAGAATCCGTTGGGTGTGAAGTATGAATTTGGGGAGAAGGTTGAAGGAATTGCCCCAACCGACTGTGCTGTTGAAAGCGGGGACAAGGATATTTGTGTTGCTGAGAATTCCGGATCTCCCAGGTGTCGGGCAGTGCAAATGCCGTCAATCTCTGCCTCTAATGATTCTAATTTTCGGGGGTTGAAACCGTGCTCTGGGCATAAGGACGATGGAGCATCGAATCCTGTAACTGATGCTGCGGACATTAAATCTTGCACTTGTTCCTTATGCTCTAAAG CTGCTTATATCTGGTCGGATCTCCATTACCAGGACGCCAAGGGTAGATTAAGTG CTATAAAGAAGAGTCAGAAAGAAGCAAAATTGATCATTCAGAAATTTTCTGGATTAGAGGATACAGTCATGCATGGCCAGCACCAAAGTGAGGAGTCATTAAACTTGGAATTGTCCCTTGTGCATCAGTGGAAGTCGCTCTTTGTTCAAATGCAGAATATGTATGCCCAAGAAAGTAGCCAGCTA AGGAGCAGCGCATCGCTATAG
- the LOC106767054 gene encoding uncharacterized protein LOC106767054 isoform X1 has product MASNRDSSDGLFKIRPRLADVTNCPSKRPFSLVSSSGGDSQFTKQMRLGVESLAKTKIQMQLGAHSSHLNNEVLLQPKENQPILFPSCDDTSSSYQKPGSPSEGSEEKNPLGVKYEFGEKVEGIAPTDCAVESGDKDICVAENSGSPRCRAVQMPSISASNDSNFRGLKPCSGHKDDGASNPVTDAADIKSCTCSLCSKAAYIWSDLHYQDAKGRLSAIKKSQKEAKLIIQKFSGLEDTVMHGQHQSEESLNLELSLVHQWKSLFVQMQNMYAQESSQLESSFESLKDLRERCKTDLDSNDNSHREKQ; this is encoded by the exons atgGCAAGCAACCGTGATTCAAGTGACGGCCTTTTCAAAATCCGTCCCCGTCTGGCGGATGTCACCAATTGTCCGTCCAAAAGGCCGTTTTCTTTAGTTTCCAGCAGCGGTGGGGACTCGCAGTTCACAAAGCAAATGCGCTTAGGTGTAGAAAGTTTAGCCAAAACCAAAATCCAAATGCAGCTAGGAGCACATTCTTCTCACCTTAACAATGAGGTCTTATTGCAACCTAAAGAAAACCAACCCATTTTGTTTCCGTCTTGCGATGATACTTCAAGCTCGTATCAGAAACCGGGCTCTCCCAGTGAAGGATCGGAGGAGAAGAATCCGTTGGGTGTGAAGTATGAATTTGGGGAGAAGGTTGAAGGAATTGCCCCAACCGACTGTGCTGTTGAAAGCGGGGACAAGGATATTTGTGTTGCTGAGAATTCCGGATCTCCCAGGTGTCGGGCAGTGCAAATGCCGTCAATCTCTGCCTCTAATGATTCTAATTTTCGGGGGTTGAAACCGTGCTCTGGGCATAAGGACGATGGAGCATCGAATCCTGTAACTGATGCTGCGGACATTAAATCTTGCACTTGTTCCTTATGCTCTAAAG CTGCTTATATCTGGTCGGATCTCCATTACCAGGACGCCAAGGGTAGATTAAGTG CTATAAAGAAGAGTCAGAAAGAAGCAAAATTGATCATTCAGAAATTTTCTGGATTAGAGGATACAGTCATGCATGGCCAGCACCAAAGTGAGGAGTCATTAAACTTGGAATTGTCCCTTGTGCATCAGTGGAAGTCGCTCTTTGTTCAAATGCAGAATATGTATGCCCAAGAAAGTAGCCAGCTA GAATCAAGCTTTGAATCACTAAAGGATTTGAGAGAACGCTGCAAGACTGATCTTGATTCGAATGACAACAGCCATCGTGAAAAACAGTAG
- the LOC106767054 gene encoding uncharacterized protein LOC106767054 isoform X3, which produces MASNRDSSDGLFKIRPRLADVTNCPSKRPFSLVSSSGGDSQFTKQMRLGVESLAKTKIQMQLGAHSSHLNNEVLLQPKENQPILFPSCDDTSSSYQKPGSPSEGSEEKNPLGVKYEFGEKVEGIAPTDCAVESGDKDICVAENSGSPRCRAVQMPSISASNDSNFRGLKPCSGHKDDGASNPVTDAADIKSCTCSLCSKAAYIWSDLHYQDAKGRLSAIKKSQKEAKLIIQKFSGLEDTVMHGQHQSEESLNLELSLVHQWKSLFVQMQNMYAQESSQLILLSGIKL; this is translated from the exons atgGCAAGCAACCGTGATTCAAGTGACGGCCTTTTCAAAATCCGTCCCCGTCTGGCGGATGTCACCAATTGTCCGTCCAAAAGGCCGTTTTCTTTAGTTTCCAGCAGCGGTGGGGACTCGCAGTTCACAAAGCAAATGCGCTTAGGTGTAGAAAGTTTAGCCAAAACCAAAATCCAAATGCAGCTAGGAGCACATTCTTCTCACCTTAACAATGAGGTCTTATTGCAACCTAAAGAAAACCAACCCATTTTGTTTCCGTCTTGCGATGATACTTCAAGCTCGTATCAGAAACCGGGCTCTCCCAGTGAAGGATCGGAGGAGAAGAATCCGTTGGGTGTGAAGTATGAATTTGGGGAGAAGGTTGAAGGAATTGCCCCAACCGACTGTGCTGTTGAAAGCGGGGACAAGGATATTTGTGTTGCTGAGAATTCCGGATCTCCCAGGTGTCGGGCAGTGCAAATGCCGTCAATCTCTGCCTCTAATGATTCTAATTTTCGGGGGTTGAAACCGTGCTCTGGGCATAAGGACGATGGAGCATCGAATCCTGTAACTGATGCTGCGGACATTAAATCTTGCACTTGTTCCTTATGCTCTAAAG CTGCTTATATCTGGTCGGATCTCCATTACCAGGACGCCAAGGGTAGATTAAGTG CTATAAAGAAGAGTCAGAAAGAAGCAAAATTGATCATTCAGAAATTTTCTGGATTAGAGGATACAGTCATGCATGGCCAGCACCAAAGTGAGGAGTCATTAAACTTGGAATTGTCCCTTGTGCATCAGTGGAAGTCGCTCTTTGTTCAAATGCAGAATATGTATGCCCAAGAAAGTAGCCAGCTA ATTTTGCTTTCAGGAATCAAGCTTTGA
- the LOC106767054 gene encoding uncharacterized protein LOC106767054 isoform X2, whose amino-acid sequence MASNRDSSDGLFKIRPRLADVTNCPSKRPFSLVSSSGGDSQFTKQMRLGVESLAKTKIQMQLGAHSSHLNNEVLLQPKENQPILFPSCDDTSSSYQKPGSPSEGSEEKNPLGVKYEFGEKVEGIAPTDCAVESGDKDICVAENSGSPRCRAVQMPSISASNDSNFRGLKPCSGHKDDGASNPVTDAADIKSCTCSLCSKAAYIWSDLHYQDAKGRLSAIKKSQKEAKLIIQKFSGLEDTVMHGQHQSEESLNLELSLVHQWKSLFVQMQNMYAQESSQLLHHVFSLGASTGFAL is encoded by the exons atgGCAAGCAACCGTGATTCAAGTGACGGCCTTTTCAAAATCCGTCCCCGTCTGGCGGATGTCACCAATTGTCCGTCCAAAAGGCCGTTTTCTTTAGTTTCCAGCAGCGGTGGGGACTCGCAGTTCACAAAGCAAATGCGCTTAGGTGTAGAAAGTTTAGCCAAAACCAAAATCCAAATGCAGCTAGGAGCACATTCTTCTCACCTTAACAATGAGGTCTTATTGCAACCTAAAGAAAACCAACCCATTTTGTTTCCGTCTTGCGATGATACTTCAAGCTCGTATCAGAAACCGGGCTCTCCCAGTGAAGGATCGGAGGAGAAGAATCCGTTGGGTGTGAAGTATGAATTTGGGGAGAAGGTTGAAGGAATTGCCCCAACCGACTGTGCTGTTGAAAGCGGGGACAAGGATATTTGTGTTGCTGAGAATTCCGGATCTCCCAGGTGTCGGGCAGTGCAAATGCCGTCAATCTCTGCCTCTAATGATTCTAATTTTCGGGGGTTGAAACCGTGCTCTGGGCATAAGGACGATGGAGCATCGAATCCTGTAACTGATGCTGCGGACATTAAATCTTGCACTTGTTCCTTATGCTCTAAAG CTGCTTATATCTGGTCGGATCTCCATTACCAGGACGCCAAGGGTAGATTAAGTG CTATAAAGAAGAGTCAGAAAGAAGCAAAATTGATCATTCAGAAATTTTCTGGATTAGAGGATACAGTCATGCATGGCCAGCACCAAAGTGAGGAGTCATTAAACTTGGAATTGTCCCTTGTGCATCAGTGGAAGTCGCTCTTTGTTCAAATGCAGAATATGTATGCCCAAGAAAGTAGCCAGCTA CTGCATCACGTTTTTTCTTTGGGGGCGTCAACTGGATTTGCTCTTTGA